The Vanrija pseudolonga chromosome 1, complete sequence genomic sequence CTCAATCATGACGGCATGAATTGGGCCGCCGTCACGCACGACGCACATTGGGCAGATTATTACAACCAGTTGCAGTAATTAACCCAACCAGGCAAATCAATCCAATCAATCCATGCAATTACAATCCTCTATGTATGCGGGCGTACAGTTACTCTACTGGGTGGAGtggaacgcgtcgagcacgcggcgcacCTCGCGTCCGTTGGGCGAGTCGCCGCCCGTGGTCCAGTGAACAGGCGAGCGGTCAAAGCCGTTGaacgtcgaggccgcgcagAGCGTGTACGCGCCCATCTCGCCCCATCCGATCcagtcgccgacctcgacgccgcgcggcaggtggacgagcgagcggacGCAGTCGATCGAGTCGCACGTCGGGCCCcacacgctcgcgcgctcgttgtcggcgtACCCCAGCTGCAGGGTCAGGTCGGTCGGCAGCTGCAcgttcggcggcggggggaacgccgggcgcgcggcggctggcgcgggcgcgttGCCGATCGTCAGAGGGTACGGGTGCACAATCTGGTGGTCGAACATGATGCAGTTGAACGAGCCGTACACGCCGTCGTTGATGTAGTACATGACCTCTGGGCTGTCCTCGGCGCCTGCTGGCGCCGGGGTggcagcgggcgcggcgtcgagagcCTTGCGACGGGCAATGATGCTGGTCGCGAGGGTGAACGCGCTCGAGACGAGGAAGCGTCCAGGCTCAGCGATGACgcgcacgccctcgtcctcggggaaGTAGAGGTCGAGGCTCTCACGAACAACCTCGGACATGTCGGCAAACGTCTCGCGCTCGAAGCCGCCGCCAATGTCGAGGAACTTGAAGTCGTAGCCGACCTTCTCGGCCATGCCAAACACCTTCTTGGCGCGCcagacggcgtcggcgaacTGGGCCTTGTCTTTGCACCCCGAGCCGACGTGGAAGCTCACGCCGATGACGTTGAggtcgagcgacttggcgagggcaagcAGCGACGCGCACGTGTCGAGGGGCGCGCCAAacttgaggccgaggcggcagagCGACTTGGAGTCGTCGGTGAGGATGCGGAGcacgagcttggcgccggGGTGCGCGCGCTTGATCTtgtgcagctcgtcggcattGTCAAACGTCAtcatgtcgacgccggcgttggccgcggcgcggatAAACGACGCCGGCTTGCACGGGTTGGCAAAGATGACCCTGTCGGCGGCCGGGGCCgaggggagcgcgagcacggcgttgAACTCGGCGACGGACGCGCAGTCAAACGACGTGCCGAGCAGCGAGAGCAGGTGCAGGACCATCGGGCTGGGGTTGCACTTGACGGCGTAGAagagctcgacgcggtcgccgatcggcgagcggcgccacGTCTGCACCGCGTCGtagacggcgccgaggtcggccgcgaAGAAGGCGCTCTCGTCGTGCcctgcctcggcggcctccatgcgctgggcgacgatctcgtcgacgagcgcgtggACCGCAGCGTCGGACACGGGCgtggcgagcacgtcgtgcgcagggcgcgcggcgcgcacagGCGGGTtgaggcgcaggcgcggcgccgactcTGGAGCAGGCTCAAGCGCGCGGCCAAGCTccgctgccgagctggcaccggcgcgggggacggccgcagcagcgctgTCGTCCCACGGCTGCGTGCGCACGACGccaacgcgccgccgtgtcgtctCGGTGAGGGTGCTGCTCATTGTGTGCTGGGGTGTGTCGTGAGTCGTGTGTTGGGCCGCCGTCTCGGGAGATCGGGCCACCTTTTAAGTCAGCAAACGTGAGGGGTttgtgggcggcgagcgagctacaaacagctgcagcagcagcagcatgcgcatgctgctgcttcgTGCACAGCGTCCCGGCGAGGGGTTTGTGTAAACAACACCAAGAGCGTGGTTTCTCGCCGCGAGCAATCTagtcgccctcgccatcgcgcgcGCTGTTGGCCACCACAAAAATCACTCAGGCTAGTGCCCGACCGACACACGACCagcccacacacaccaacCCATCACTCACAGTCAGGGTGCCGTAAAGCGACGCTTGAAGGGGAGACgacggcagctcggcggggggAGCCTGAGCCTTTTACAACAGTCCGGATACCAATGCACGGGTGGTATGGTGAACTGCGAAGAGGATCAAATCGCTCAtcggggagggagaggggtggtggtggtgggggtggctCACAGCCACAGTGACGACGGGAGTATTCGCCACACCCTACAGCAACAGCACAATGACGACTCGACGAAAATTGCCACGCGACCACGCGACCTACCAGCTACCTTTGGCACCTCCAAGCGACGAGTGTGGCTCCTCGCCTGGTAgccgctcgcctcgcattcgccgtcgaccaccaccacaacaaaCCACTCATTGTGGCACCACACTCCCCAGCACATCATCGACACAACCCCGAACACGCCCCCGTGGCCCCATGCACCCCATGCACCCCATGCGCCCCCACCCCGCGTCACCGCGTCATCACCACACCCATGCCATGTCCAAAGCTACAGCAAAACTAAAACAGAGGCTAGCTAACAGTCGTCCAACAACGAGCACATCGAGCAGTAGCAGCACATCGAGCAGCACCCTCCGGATTGATCTAAATTTTGTACACCAACAACCACAACTACCGACACGATCCCGGCAACAGCGGCGTCCCCTAGTTCTTCTTGTCCAGGTTGGAGATGGCCGAGTGCGTCTTGATCTGCAGCGCGCCCTCCATAGAGTACTTGCCCTGGCCCTTGTGCGTGTACAGGTTGGGCGTGGGAAGCTTGTTGTTGATGACAACGTCAAAGTGGATACGCGCATTCTTcttgtcgccgcgcttggcgtacagacggccgagctcgtAGTGGTTGTGGAACAGCATCCAGTGGTCCAGGCGCACCTGGGGCGACGCGGCAATGACCTTCTTgaagtcggcctcggcgccagcgtcgaGCTGTGCGTCGGTGGGAGCGCCCGGGgacacgcgcagcgcgtcggccgtggcCTCGACAGGCTGGTAGCGCGAGATGAACTGGCACACACCGCGGAGGAAGTGGCCGAGAACGTAGTCGTCCCAGTACTGCACACCGTTGCCGTACGTCTCGGGAGACTGGCtctcgaggtcctcgagggcggcagtGATGCGGGGGATCCAGATGTCGACAAGCAGACGCTTGGGAGCGTGGCCGATAAGGCCAAAGCTGTACGACAGCTCCATGGCGGGGAGGAACAGGTAGTTGCCCTGGGCGAGGTACTTGCGGCCCTTGCGGAGACACATCTTCTCGATGGGGAGCGACTTGCCAGCGAGCTTCTTGCCGAGCTTGGGGAGCTCGGCCATGAGCTCGAGAATGTTCGAGGTCGTAGCCTCGGGGTAacgcgggtcgtcggcgaccatCATCATGGCAGCAGCCGAAATGTAGGTGTACACTGCGCGCGACCAGTTGGACTCGGCACGGAGAATCTCGAAACACTGGCGAGCACCGTCGTACTGGGTCGTGATGAGGTAGTTGCAGCCGTAGTCCCAGAGACACATGTGCTGGACCTGGACAtactcgaggtcgaggtcgagggcctTCTGGAGCGACTCGTTGgcgcgctcgggctcgcaCTGCGAGGTCATCAAACGGGCCTGGAAGTAGAGGAAGAAGATGCCGGTGGGGTAGCGGCCGAGGTTGTAGTTTACAATCTTGCGGGCCGTGGGGATGTCGACGTGCGACACGGGCATGAGGACGGAAATCACAAGGTGGAACACGAGGATGACCATGTCGCAAATGGGGCGACGGACACCCTCCGTCTCCTCGTTGTACGCCGGGAGGTCCGAGTTGGGCGACCAGCCACCAGCGGCCATGAGCGTCTTGAGCGCATAGTCACGGTCACCGAGGAAGCCGAAgacctcggcaaccttgAGCACCTTGGCGGGCAGGAGCGACAGGATGAGGGCGCTGGTACCACTGCCGAGGAGCACACCGGAACGGAAGTCCATGTCGATGCTCTCGTCAAAGCCGttcttgtcggcctcgtcgaggaactGCTGGAGCGTCTTGTAGATGCCGTGCGCGGTACGCATgttgagcgcctcgcggaTCAGGCCCATCCAGTCACCGCCTGCGACGATGGCAAGCACAGCCTTCATGAGGATACACTCGGCGTAACACAGCTCGGCGTGGAGCTCGAGCACCGTCATGGCCTTGACACGGGCGACAGCGTGGTTGGTACGAACCAGAccgccgagcttggagaAGACCGACTCGGTGGGGTGGCGGAGGCTCGAGGCGatcgacgacgtcgacttggcaatgtcgagcgccgagagaAGGTCACTCGAGTCGAACGTCATCATACCCTTGAGCGCCGACAGGATAGTGTTACCGACCTGGAGGTACAGGTGGTTGTTGTCGGGGTCGCCTGCTCTGAGGCCGTCCTCGCACTCCTTCATCCTGCTCTCCAAGAAGAGACGGAGCACCTCACGGCAGAGGTCGAGGTCATGGGCGAGCACAGCGCCCTGGTTGATGTCTGCCGGGTCGCCGTGGTGGAACTCCTGGCGGATGGACATGCCCGTCGCCTTGTTACGGTTGAGCCTGGGGCCCTCGGTGGTGGCCACGACAGCAGcggggggcagcggcgcgttgCGCGCGGGGTGGACGTTGGCAGCTGCAACTGCTGCCTTGGCGTGGCCGTTCGAGTGCTTGCTCCTGCTGTTCTTGCGCctgtggccgtggccgtaGCCGTGGtgcgactcgtcgtcggtgaagCCACCCTCTTCGGGCGTGCCGTAGCCAATGTTCTCATCGTCGCTCTCAGTGTCACCCGTCGTCCAGCGCGAGTACAGAGTCGCGAGACGCGACGTGCTGTTGTTGCCCTGCGAGTTGGCGTAGATCTGGGCCGATGTCTGGGCCGACGACTGTCCAGGGAGgggcttcttcttctgctgcgatggcgccgccgaTCCGTTTGCGCCACCGTAGTTGTTGTAGCTTCTCTGCtgcaccgcggcggcgccagcagcaccggcagcgacagcgccagcaccggcagcggcgtAGCCACCGTAGCTCTTCTGTTGGGTAGGCGAGGGGGGCGCGTTGAACTgctgcgacggcgacgtgctgAAGCCGGTCGCGATCTTCTGGGTCGGCGACGCAGGGTATCCGTTGGCGCTGCTGAACTGGGAGCTGTTGCGGCTGACGGTCCGCACAGGGGTGGGGTTGATGacggcgccggggccggcGTTGACGTAcccctgctgctggccgccgacCTGCTGGTTGTAGCCGCCGTAGCCTCCCTGCTGGGCGAAGCGGGCGTTGTGctcgttgagcgcggcgacggcggcgttgagcgcgaggacggccgcgtgcgggtcgagcggctggccgccggcgccggcgccgttgccgttggaGAGCGAGATGCTGTTGTTGCGGTCCGACGTCTTCGAGTACGAGTACTTGCCGGTGCTGTCGCTAAAGTACTTGCCCGTGCTGTCGGACGCCGTctttgtcggcgtcgagttgccgctcgtcgagggcgagaacTTTGGTGGCGCGGTAGatgagcggcgggcggcaccaccaccgttAGCCTTGTTCGGCGAGTTGAtggcttcctcggcggcctcgaaACGGCCTGAACCAAAGTAGGACGAGAAGCCGCGCCTGAGGCtggaggggggtggggtcAGTCGCTGGTCTCGTCGCTCACTGCCATCGCtcgcctcgtgctcgccatcgcggcACTCACGTCACTGACAACTTCCTACGCGGGGGAGGACCGCCGCCAGGTGAGACCTGGCCGTAGTCGACCGGCGATGATACCTGCTGGGCCTTTGCTGTGCGCATTGTGGGTAATGTGCGGGGTTGACGTCTGTCGTCGCGTCTGTCGcgtctgtcgtcgtcgctgctgctgctactgctgtcgctgtcgctgtcgctgttgctgctgggtgGAGCGTTGACGTGCTGTAACTCTTGGGGGTGGGATAATCGGGCGGGGAGTTAGCCTGTCGGGGTGGCCTGGTATATGTGGATTGTCGGTTGCTACTTTGtgccgctgctgttgccTACAATCCAGCCAGATGCAGGCACAACCGAGCAAAGTTGGCCGAGTGGATGGTGgatggaggcggcggcggcggcgcggcagcacGGCTGGCGGCACATTGCccaaggcggcgggcgcgcggcgacgacgcacacCCCGGCCGAGTAAGCACGTCCTGGCGTTGGTGCGGTTTCGTCGCCTTGCAGcgcgcccgccccagccccggCGGCAATGCAGCCACTGCCCAGCGCCGTACCGTACCCCGGTGGGGCACCCAAGACAGATAGGCAgccagcacggcgcgctAAGGGAAACAGCACCAAGGTGATGCGCACTAGCGTCGATTTTCGACTATCTGGGCAGAGGCCAGAGACACTCAACTCATTCTTCTGCCCGGACACCGTGAGACGAGACAGGACAGGCGATTCGGTCGGTCGGGCTAGGCgacatgcagcagcagcagcagcagcagctacAGTAGACGTTGATGGCTACCTGCTACCAGCTGCCATGGACGTGCTCAATGctgcccacccccaccccatGCCAATGTCACACACCGCCCCAGCAAGCCCAGGCTCAGACATGTCTTGGCTGCACATGGACTCAAAGGCATACGTGCCACTGATTGACATAGACTgccgcgtgcgtgcgtgcgtgcgtgcgtgtaGGCGGCCGTGCGCCATGCATCActgcgcgctgccgccgcgatCGCTGCGACGGTGCAAcggacggcgtcgtgggCACATCGCACtgcaccgcaccgcaccgcacgcacgtcgtcgtcgcgcagcgcgcagccaGCAGGCAACACCAACCCCAATCGCGccggcctgcgcgccgcgcgccggccggggCCCACGAAGACACAACGTGATCATGATACAACTTTTGACCGAGCCATCGACCCAGGAATTCACAGCAGCcgattgctgctgctgctactccAGGCTGCCTGCCGCGACCACAAAATGCTCACTACGGCCGCTGCCCGGCTGGCACCCCTCCTTCACTTCTAGCTAGCCCATGACCCCAGAcccccccagccccagccccccaACGCTAGCTCGTCACACCCCGGTCGCGTGCTACATGCTCCGCGGGAAACGTACAAACCATATGCATATGGGTACTGCACCAACTAATTCTCGGTCAAAAGCACTGGTCGGCCTTGGGCCCGCTGACACGGCCTGCTGCCATCTGGCGTCTAGGCTGAAGCAAAGTACTTGTCCATGGCCGCGTTGCGCATAACCGACACTGGCGCTGGCTTGCCAGTCCACAGAGAGAATTGACGGAATCCTTGCAGAGTGAGAATCTCAATCCCGCTGATGCTGGCCCAGCCCGCGCTCTCGGCCGTGGTGAGAAGAGCAGTCTTGTACGGCTTGTAAGCGAGATCGatcgcgacgccgccaggCGCAGAGAGCACCGACGAGGGAAGGAAGATGCCCTCGCTGCTGGAGTCGGCAGTGAGACTGGTACCAGGCACGGTCGACACGACCACGCCAGGCTGAGCCGGaagcttgtcgagcgcgtcgaccaccacAACGTTGTATTCCTTGGGGAACGACGCTGCGACGGactcggcgttggcgcgaGTTCGGTTGAACAACAGGATCCGGCGCGCACCGAGCTGGTGAAGCGCGTAGATGGCCGCGCGGCAGGTACCACCAGCGCCGATAACAAGAGTGGTCAGCCCGTCAGGTCCCGATGCCAGGGCCGGCGACAGGTTACGCTGAGCGGCCTCGTGGATGGCGGCCCAATCAGTGTTGTCACCGTAGAGCTCGCGTCCGTTGGCACCCTCGCGCACAATGATCGTGTTGACAGCGCCAATGACCTTGACGTGCTCCGAGACCTCGGCAAGATGAGGGATAACGTCCAGCTTGAGCGGGATCGTCACGCTCGCACCGCCAAACGCGGGGTCgttgaggacggcgagcacACCCGCGTCCACAGTCGACGCCTCGTGGCGGTCGTAGACGTGCGGGAATCCAAGTGCCTGGAACCCCGAGTTGTGAAGGGTAGGCGAGACGGATGCCGCAATCGGCGACCCGAAAAGGAAGAACTTGCGCGACGGCTCGAGGCCGATCAACGCGCGCGCCTGGTTGACCTCGCGAGCCGTAAGCTGGCCAGGGGCAGCGCGCGACGGGAGGTCGGCGTGGGTGACGGGAGTGAGCGTGGGGTTGATGACGCGCGAGAGCTGGCCCAGAGCGCCCATGTTGATGGCAAGCAGGGGCTTGGCGGCcgggtcggcgcgcttgcgGTCGGCaaagagcgcgagcgcggcattGTCGGCAGAGCTCGTGGCAGTGCCAACAATCTTGATAACGTCGCCCAGCTTGTCACCCTCGACGTACTTGGCCGCAACCTCGGGGCCGTCCCACTTCATCTTACCGGTCCAGTCATGCCACGAGGCAATCAGAGCAGACTGGCCGCGAGCACCGTGGATGCCAGCGATGACAGGCGCGGGCCaggccagctcgacgtcgacgtacTCGGCAGCGGAGCGGAGGCCAAGGTGGACGAGGGCAGCGTAGCCAGCAGCGTCGTTGCTAGGGGCCCAACCGCCCTGGTCCTTAGAGCGGACAGAGTAGACGACAGGGAGGCCGGAGACGAGACGGAGCTGAGCGAGCTGCTTGGCGACGTACGACGCCGGCGGGAGGGTGGGCTCGGTCGGCGCCTTGCCAGTGGGCGagaggaggtcgacgcggaGCTCGATGGCGTCCGAGCCCTCAGTCAGCGTCTCAATgttggcgagcgccggcgtgaGGTCAGGGAACGTGAGGGAGAGGAAGGCCGTGGGCTTGGCGTTGGGGCCAGTGAGCACGGGGCGGTTCGCGTCCTTGCCAGTGACAAAGTTGAAGAAGCGCTGGCACTCGGCGCGCATGGCGCGGTGGTGCTCGGCAGGCGTCTGCTTGCCGACCGGGTCGAGGATGTTGACAAACTCGTGGCTGCTGCATGCCTGGTACCAGGGCTCGCGGCGACGGAAGACGTCGGCAAAGTCCTCACCCCACTTGGGGCGCTGGGCCGTGCCACCAAtcttgtcgaggaaggcctCAATGTCCTCCAGCTCACGGGTGAtgtggacgacgacaccgccCTTGGCCGCATAGTTGGTGAGGAGCTTGCGTGCCGCCTCGGTCtcgacgacaccgccgccgaggccaatCACGTGGTTgccgcgcttctcctcgaggAAGCCAGCAAGGATCTTGGTCTCGGTCTCGCGGAAGGCAGGCCAGCCGTTGGCAGCAACAAACTCGGCGACCGACTTGCCGGTCTCCTTGACAaagacgtcgtcggcgtcggtgtactcgccgccgaggacctcggccGCAATCTGACCAATGTAGGTCTTGCCGGCGCCACGCATgccgatgaggaagacgggGTGCTCGTCCTGCTGGGGCTTGGAGCCCGAGGTGGACGCCTGGTtgcgcgtgtcgagctcgacaccgTCAAAGTCGATGCCAATCTTGTTCTGGAGGTCGTCCCAGAAGTTGGGCCACGTCTTCTCAACGCAACgcttctcctcgagcacggtGCCGGGGATGAGACacgcgaggacggcgtgggcCATGGCGACGCGGTGGTCGTCGTAGGTGTGAACCAagacgccgtgcgcgaggcTCTCGTGAGGCTTGCCATAGAGGATGATGCCATCGTCAAACTCGTCGGTCTCGACACCAAacttgccgagctcgtcgcgcatAGCCTTGATACGGTTGCACTCCTTGACACGCTGGTTGGCGATACCGTAGATGCGGGTGCCCTCGGGGCGGAgaccctcgacctcgcggccgGGGAGGCAGGGGCGAGTGGccacggcggcaaggaccGATGCGGTGAGGAAGGCGTCGGTCATGGGCTCCATGTCAACGTTGCCGAGGGCACGGAGGGTGCCGATAGGAGGGCCAGTGACTGTGGTGTAGGTCTCGGTCTGCTCGACCTTGCAGCCCATGGGCTCGAGGACCTCCTTGGCGAAGCGGGCGTCACCCtggagcgaggacgagccaATGTTGGAGATGGTGCACGTGGTACCAGTGATGGCAGCAATGGCGAGGGGGTAGGTGGCGCTCGAAGCGTCCGACTCGACGTTGTACACGGGAGGGTTGATGTACGTGGCCTTGGGGATGACATagacgtcgaggagcttgccggcAGCGTCGGTCTTGCGCTGGACCTTGACGCCGAACTGGCCCATCATGGCGATAGTCATGTCAATGTAGAGCTGCGAGATGACCTGGCcgccgatgagctcgagcgtgatctcctccttggcgtAGGGCGCGCAGAGCAGGATCGACGAGACATACTGGCTCGAcacgctggcggcgagctgaATGTGACCGCCACGGAGGCCGTCAGTGCCAATGTTGAGGGGGAGGCAGCCCTGGCCCTCGAGGtagtcgaccttggcgccgttggcgcggagcgcgtcgacgagcgggccGATAGGGCGCTGCTTCATGCGCGCGTTGCCAGTGATGGCAGTAGACTTGTCCTCGGAGCCCTCGCCCTGCACAATGGTGCAGACGGTCGTGAGGAAGCGGGCAGCAGTGCCGGCGTTGCCGAGGTAcagctccttgcccttgggaGGGGGCGAAAGCTTGCCGCCGTGGCCTTCGACGACAATGGTCTCGCCTCCGTCCTCCCAGCCAAAGACTGcgcccttgagctcggcgagcgcgttcATCATGACGGCAGTGTCGTCCGAGTGGAGAAGGTTACGGACGCGGCAGgtgcccttgccgagcgcggcgagcacaaGCGCGCGGTTCGAGATGGACTTGGAGCCCGGCGTCTCCATCGTAACCGGCGATTTGGTGGGCACGCCAGGGATGACGATAGCGGCCTCGCAGAGGACCTTGCggatgacctcgtcggcgacgacggtggccttctcctcgtaCGTCTTGCCGATACGGGAGAGAATGACAATCTTCTTGGCGGGGCCCGAGTTCTTCTTGTCGATACGCATAATGTCAaggaggcggtcgacggTGAGCTGCGACGCAGCGGGGAGGCTCGCAATGCGGCGGTCCGAAAGGGAAACGGGGAGGCCGTAGGCGGCGCACGCACGGGTGAGGCGGCCTACAGCGACCTGGTTGAGGTGACCGAGCTGGcgggcgacctcggcctcgaggatcATGCCGACGGACACGCACTCGCCGTGGAGGATGGCGGGGGTGAGGACGGCCTCGATGGCGTGGCCAATCGTGTGGCCAAAGTTGACAAGGTTGCGGAGACccgtctcgcgctcgtcaaTGGTGACGATGTGGGCCTTGACATAGACCGAGCCCGAGACGACAGTAAGCAGCAGGCCCTGGGCGACCGAGCGGTCCTTTTCGAAGCGGCCGGCAAAGCCCTCAGCCTTGGTGGACACGGCGGACGAgatctcctcggcgcgcgactcgaggaGGGCAAAGTCGTCGGCCTTCCAGATAGCCGCGGtcttgacgacctcggccaTGCCGTTGGAGAACTCGCGCTGGTTGAGCGTCGAGAGGAAGGCGAGGTCGATGAAGATGTAGCTCGGCTGCCAGAATGCGCCGATGAGGTTCTTGCCGTGCGGCGTGTCGATGGCcgtcttgccgccgacgctcgagtcgaccatggcgaggagggtcgTCGGGATCTGGACGAACTTGACGCCTCGCATGCTGCGAGAGGGGTCAGGGCACGAACGTGGGCTCTACACCACTGTCACAACAACTCACAAGGTAGCGGCCACAAAGCCAGTAAGGTCGCCaatgacgccgccgccaaaggCGAGGATCACAGTGTCGCGGGTACActtctcgtcgaggagccAGTCCTCAATGTCACCCTTGACCTGGCGCGACTTTGCGCCTTCTCCGGGAGCGACCTGGTAGGTGAGGAAGCGGGCCTTGgagccggcgtcggccgcggcagTGTTGAACGCATCCTCAATGTCCTTGAGGTACAGGCACGCGAGGTTGGTGTCGGTGATGAGGGCGTACGTGCTCGAGGGGAGCGTCGTGACGATGGTGCGGAAGATGTAAGGGAGGAGGTGGAAGCCGACGTGGATAGAGTCGTTTCCGAGGATGGAGATTTtgaggacgtcggcgagggaggTCATGGGGCCTCGGGCTAGAGCTGTGCTCTAGCTTTTCACTCGAGAGAGGTTGGAGAAGAGGAAGGGGGGTGGAGAGAGAGTGGAGATGGTGACAAAGTCAAAGGTGAAGCTGCGATTCGACTTTTTCGGCAAGGTGCCGACTGCCACCGTTCATCGCGACTCGACAAGACGTCGATTCAGGCACCAACCACtgcgcccagcccagcccctCCCTTTACTTCCGCCATCATCCTCCGTGGCACCTGGGCACCACCTGCTTCACTTCCCTTCAATCATGTTCACATATGGCCTGGCTGTTTGTTCAATACAAGACAGGAATACAAAAGTagtcggcagcgtcgtccGTGCACCTATTAGTCGAGCGGTATAACCTCTCTTACATTTACAGCCTCTGGTCCTTGGGCATGGCGCGCATGGCCTGGCGGACACCGAGGTCACCGAGgacctcctcggcaccaccgAGAATGGCGTCGAACTTCTGGgtgcgctggtgctgctcgaTGAACTTGCCCATGCCAGTCTTGGTGATACCACGGCCACCAAAGATCTGGacagcctcgtcggcgatCTCGCCCGAAACACGCGTGCAGAGCATCTTGAGGAAGGCAATCTGACCGGCGAGGTACTTGGACTGCTCCTTGTACGACATCTGGCAGAGCTGGTAGGTGACGCTCTCGAGCCAGGCCTGGAGCGACTCGACCTTGGCAAGCATGAAGGCGAGCTTCTGGCGGATGACGGGCTGGGCAAGGAGGGGCTTGCCAAAGACCTGGCGCTGGGCAGCCCACTTCATGCACTCCTCGACAATGAAGCGCGAGCCACGGGCAGAGCCACAGCACATGACCCAACGCTCGTGGTTGAAGTTGGAGAGGATGACAAGGAGACCACCGTCCTCGGGGCCGAGCATGTTCTCGGAGGGGACCTTGACGTTGTCAAAGGTGATGTAGGCGGTACCGGCAGCGGCCGAGTACGACGTCTTGATGGGCTTGGTCTCGACACCCTCGCCGCgggggacgaggaagacggtgAGGCCACCCTCGGTGCGGCAGCCGACGGTGAAGTAGTCCGAGTGCATACCACCCGTGATCCACTTCTTGGTGCCATTGATGGTCCAGTACGAGCCGTCTTCCGACTTGGTGGCAGTGCAACGGAGGCCCTGGACGTCCGAGCCGGCAAACGCCTCCGAgatggcgagcgagatgacCTTGTCGGCGTTGAAGACCTCGGTGAGGACCTTGGTGCGGAGGGGCTCCTTGGCAAAGTTGAGGACGGGGGGCAGACCAATGACCATGCCACCGTTGAGACCGTCGGCGTAACCACGAGCGCCACCACGAACCATCTCCTGGGTGATGATCAACTCGTGGAAGTAGTCAaactcctcgcccttgacgATGCCGCCCATGAGCTTGTGGCCGTGGAGGTGCTTGCCGGGGCCGAGACGCATGCGGTTGATGCCAGTCTCCTCGCCCATCGACTTGAGGAcctcggccgaggcgcgcttGCCGCTCTCCTCGCACGCCTGGGCGTCGGGGTAgacaacctcgtcgacgtaCTTGCGCATGGCCTTCTGGAGGGCGCGGTGCGACTCCTTGTAGTAGGGGCTCTTGAAGGGGGGCGTGAGCCACGTGGGCTCGCCGTAGGGCACGCG encodes the following:
- the CNB01990 gene encoding Pentafunctional AROM polypeptide produces the protein MTSLADVLKISILGNDSIHVGFHLLPYIFRTIVTTLPSSTYALITDTNLACLYLKDIEDAFNTAAADAGSKARFLTYQVAPGEGAKSRQVKGDIEDWLLDEKCTRDTVILAFGGGVIGDLTGFVAATFMRGVKFVQIPTTLLAMVDSSVGGKTAIDTPHGKNLIGAFWQPSYIFIDLAFLSTLNQREFSNGMAEVVKTAAIWKADDFALLESRAEEISSAVSTKAEGFAGRFEKDRSVAQGLLLTVVSGSVYVKAHIVTIDERETGLRNLVNFGHTIGHAIEAVLTPAILHGECVSVGMILEAEVARQLGHLNQVAVGRLTRACAAYGLPVSLSDRRIASLPAASQLTVDRLLDIMRIDKKNSGPAKKIVILSRIGKTYEEKATVVADEVIRKVLCEAAIVIPGVPTKSPVTMETPGSKSISNRALVLAALGKGTCRVRNLLHSDDTAVMMNALAELKGAVFGWEDGGETIVVEGHGGKLSPPPKGKELYLGNAGTAARFLTTVCTIVQGEGSEDKSTAITGNARMKQRPIGPLVDALRANGAKVDYLEGQGCLPLNIGTDGLRGGHIQLAASVSSQYVSSILLCAPYAKEEITLELIGGQVISQLYIDMTIAMMGQFGVKVQRKTDAAGKLLDVYVIPKATYINPPVYNVESDASSATYPLAIAAITGTTCTISNIGSSSLQGDARFAKEVLEPMGCKVEQTETYTTVTGPPIGTLRALGNVDMEPMTDAFLTASVLAAVATRPCLPGREVEGLRPEGTRIYGIANQRVKECNRIKAMRDELGKFGVETDEFDDGIILYGKPHESLAHGVLVHTYDDHRVAMAHAVLACLIPGTVLEEKRCVEKTWPNFWDDLQNKIGIDFDGVELDTRNQASTSGSKPQQDEHPVFLIGMRGAGKTYIGQIAAEVLGGEYTDADDVFVKETGKSVAEFVAANGWPAFRETETKILAGFLEEKRGNHVIGLGGGVVETEAARKLLTNYAAKGGVVVHITRELEDIEAFLDKIGGTAQRPKWGEDFADVFRRREPWYQACSSHEFVNILDPVGKQTPAEHHRAMRAECQRFFNFVTGKDANRPVLTGPNAKPTAFLSLTFPDLTPALANIETLTEGSDAIELRVDLLSPTGKAPTEPTLPPASYVAKQLAQLRLVSGLPVVYSVRSKDQGGWAPSNDAAGYAALVHLGLRSAAEYVDVELAWPAPVIAGIHGARGQSALIASWHDWTGKMKWDGPEVAAKYVEGDKLGDVIKIVGTATSSADNAALALFADRKRADPAAKPLLAINMGALGQLSRVINPTLTPVTHADLPSRAAPGQLTAREVNQARALIGLEPSRKFFLFGSPIAASVSPTLHNSGFQALGFPHVYDRHEASTVDAGVLAVLNDPAFGGASVTIPLKLDVIPHLAEVSEHVKVIGAVNTIIVREGANGRELYGDNTDWAAIHEAAQRNLSPALASGPDGLTTLVIGAGGTCRAAIYALHQLGARRILLFNRTRANAESVAASFPKEYNVVVVDALDKLPAQPGVVVSTVPGTSLTADSSSEGIFLPSSVLSAPGGVAIDLAYKPYKTALLTTAESAGWASISGIEILTLQGFRQFSLWTGKPAPVSVMRNAAMDKYFASA
- the apdG_1 gene encoding Acyl-CoA dehydrogenase apdG, encoding MSTANLKSITREEVEKHNKKGDLWIVIDSIVYDLSKFARLHPGGEGVLYDADVAGQDATSVFYGLHRQEVLEKPQYQRLRIGVIEGETPKVKPFVAGELSRVPYGEPTWLTPPFKSPYYKESHRALQKAMRKYVDEVVYPDAQACEESGKRASAEVLKSMGEETGINRMRLGPGKHLHGHKLMGGIVKGEEFDYFHELIITQEMVRGGARGYADGLNGGMVIGLPPVLNFAKEPLRTKVLTEVFNADKVISLAISEAFAGSDVQGLRCTATKSEDGSYWTINGTKKWITGGMHSDYFTVGCRTEGGLTVFLVPRGEGVETKPIKTSYSAAAGTAYITFDNVKVPSENMLGPEDGGLLVILSNFNHERWVMCCGSARGSRFIVEECMKWAAQRQVFGKPLLAQPVIRQKLAFMLAKVESLQAWLESVTYQLCQMSYKEQSKYLAGQIAFLKMLCTRVSGEIADEAVQIFGGRGITKTGMGKFIEQHQRTQKFDAILGGAEEVLGDLGVRQAMRAMPKDQRL